The following are from one region of the Candidatus Shapirobacteria bacterium genome:
- a CDS encoding glycosyltransferase: protein MKIAVFHNLYTGGALNYMNNLVKCLSIQNSVDIYSFQKTTPINIKNVKYYTYDLNKTNNLFQHLFQVLVELRIKNKIIAEKINSSSNYDLVLIFPCLITQSPFLLRYIDQKKIKTIYFFMESKREFYEKTTYDHWSLKRIIARIIRCPIKLIDLSNCKKSNIIVSLSCYSSNLLKKVYKKKSFVIHPGLINIKPKTKFKNNNQQFISVGLLSAIKGHDFSIQQTTKNNCNLLIIGRENKNEIIPTNSSNTKIIHTENNKLVYKLTKKATFFLANQINEPFGISTLEASSLNTFVLGKNEGGTPEIVRHGLNGFLYPSNLPLAIKITNKFKNIKQLRYQKTCKISWSKTTHNLLTLYHHLKNEPTE from the coding sequence ATGAAAATCGCTGTATTTCACAATTTATACACAGGAGGTGCATTAAATTACATGAACAACCTCGTCAAATGTCTGTCTATACAAAATTCAGTCGATATATACTCTTTTCAAAAAACAACCCCAATTAATATAAAAAACGTAAAATACTACACATATGACTTAAACAAAACCAACAACCTTTTTCAGCACCTATTCCAAGTTCTGGTTGAGTTGAGGATCAAAAACAAAATAATTGCAGAAAAGATAAATTCATCATCAAATTATGACCTAGTATTAATATTCCCCTGCCTCATAACTCAATCTCCATTTCTACTAAGATACATCGATCAAAAAAAAATAAAAACCATCTACTTTTTTATGGAATCAAAAAGAGAATTCTATGAAAAAACTACATATGACCACTGGTCTCTGAAGAGAATCATAGCCAGAATCATAAGGTGTCCAATCAAGCTCATAGATCTATCTAACTGTAAAAAATCAAATATTATCGTATCTCTTTCTTGTTATTCATCGAATCTGTTGAAAAAAGTATATAAAAAAAAGTCATTCGTAATACATCCCGGTTTAATTAATATAAAACCAAAAACAAAATTTAAAAATAATAACCAACAATTTATCTCCGTTGGACTATTATCGGCAATAAAGGGTCATGATTTCTCGATACAACAAACTACAAAAAATAACTGCAATCTGCTGATTATTGGAAGAGAGAACAAAAATGAAATCATACCAACAAATTCGAGTAACACAAAAATTATACATACAGAAAACAATAAACTAGTTTATAAATTAACCAAAAAAGCAACGTTTTTTCTCGCCAATCAAATTAACGAACCATTCGGAATTTCAACACTAGAGGCAAGTAGTTTAAATACTTTTGTGCTTGGCAAAAACGAAGGAGGTACACCAGAGATTGTAAGACACGGACTAAACGGCTTTTTATATCCTAGTAACCTCCCGCTTGCAATAAAAATAACAAACAAATTTAAAAATATTAAACAACTTAGATATCAAAAAACATGTAAAATAAGTTGGAGTAAAACTACACACAACCTTCTTACCCTTTATCACCACCTAAAAAATGAGCCGACTGAATAA
- a CDS encoding FtsW/RodA/SpoVE family cell cycle protein, which produces MRSSPKSTKQTLRLSPIVILTFILILIGFLFISISSLTEASSTIGDKFFFSKKQLIWIVISWVVFFVTSKIPLETIKKASPILYFSSLFLLFLVLIPQLGNKTLGARRWLDIGFTEIQPSEILKLFSIIYFAKLFSQADKRTIKNLLLYLGIPFVLIIAQPNLSTAILISAIVITIYYLSGGEIIHLFTLGFFATIVSFLLVISSPYRMARLQGLSTGSYHSNQIIMALASGGIFGKGFANSDQKYRFLPKISTDSIVAVIGEETGIIGIITVILLFIFLIVNIFKIANSSKDSFESLLISGIGCWIAFQALINISAIVALIPLTGVPLPFISYGGSSLISLMSAMGLVYNIERNRPKLLYYSADDNIQKESKNHLHNRHPPHPRS; this is translated from the coding sequence ATGAGATCATCTCCAAAATCAACTAAGCAAACTCTCCGGCTCTCCCCGATTGTTATTTTAACCTTCATCCTTATTCTGATCGGGTTTCTATTTATTTCCATTTCGTCTTTAACCGAAGCCAGTAGTACTATCGGGGATAAATTTTTCTTTTCAAAAAAGCAATTAATCTGGATTGTAATCAGTTGGGTAGTATTCTTTGTCACCTCAAAAATACCCCTCGAAACAATAAAAAAGGCCTCTCCCATTCTTTACTTCTCATCATTATTTTTGTTATTTTTGGTGTTAATTCCCCAACTCGGAAACAAGACCCTGGGCGCCAGACGATGGCTCGACATCGGCTTTACCGAAATTCAACCTTCAGAGATTTTGAAGCTATTTTCAATAATCTATTTTGCCAAACTATTTTCTCAAGCCGATAAAAGAACTATCAAAAACTTATTGCTCTACCTGGGAATTCCCTTTGTATTAATCATTGCCCAACCAAACCTTAGCACTGCCATTCTGATCTCTGCCATTGTTATCACTATTTACTACCTTTCCGGAGGAGAAATCATTCATCTTTTTACCCTCGGTTTTTTTGCTACCATAGTTAGTTTTTTACTGGTTATCTCTTCTCCATATCGAATGGCCAGACTTCAGGGACTGTCTACCGGTTCTTACCATAGCAACCAAATCATTATGGCGCTCGCTTCGGGAGGAATATTTGGAAAAGGGTTTGCTAATTCCGACCAGAAATATCGTTTTCTACCCAAAATATCAACGGATTCCATCGTCGCAGTAATCGGCGAAGAAACAGGAATTATCGGCATTATAACGGTCATTTTACTGTTTATTTTTCTGATCGTAAATATATTTAAAATTGCCAATAGTTCCAAAGATTCATTTGAGTCACTCCTGATCTCGGGAATCGGCTGTTGGATTGCATTCCAAGCGTTAATTAACATTTCGGCCATCGTCGCTCTCATCCCCCTAACCGGAGTCCCTCTTCCCTTCATTTCCTACGGAGGATCATCATTAATTTCCCTCATGTCTGCCATGGGGCTAGTCTACAATATCGAAAGGAATAGACCAAAACTGCTATACTACTCTGCCGATGACAATATACAAAAAGAGAGTAAAAACCATCTGCATAACCGGCACCCACCACACCCCCGCAGTTGA
- the rplU gene encoding 50S ribosomal protein L21: MKYAVIAISGTQFKVEENKTITIDNLDAKEGDMLTSDQVLLTVDGDKVTVGTPIVKNASIEYEVLKNYQGKKLKVFTYKSKSRYHKTKGFRHQLTDVKITKITF, translated from the coding sequence ATGAAATACGCGGTTATTGCCATTTCTGGCACACAATTCAAAGTCGAAGAAAATAAGACTATCACCATTGACAACCTCGATGCCAAAGAAGGCGATATGCTAACTTCAGACCAGGTTCTTTTAACCGTCGACGGAGACAAAGTCACCGTCGGGACCCCCATTGTAAAAAATGCTTCTATAGAATACGAAGTTCTCAAAAATTATCAGGGAAAGAAGCTAAAAGTGTTTACCTATAAGTCTAAATCCAGATACCACAAGACAAAAGGCTTCCGCCACCAATTAACTGATGTAAAAATCACCAAAATAACTTTTTAA
- a CDS encoding L,D-transpeptidase translates to MKIHLKILFSLFLFLAFLIILEPYLPKFLSKQNLINPGTIKDDYDKNAKIAIFNNQILSPPHDSPPTKLANILGDTNEYKRIEVDLTAQRVYAYEGNRQVYNFLISSGSWDRTPTGTFRIWTKIRSQKMSGGSKALGTYYYLPNVPYIMFFYNEKTSKAMGYSFHGTYWHNNFGVPMSHGCINMKTPEAAQLFSWAEVGTPVTISGKYQTVLPKAHEKS, encoded by the coding sequence ATGAAAATTCATTTGAAGATACTGTTTTCCCTGTTTTTATTTCTGGCTTTTTTAATCATCTTAGAGCCATATCTTCCGAAATTTCTTTCAAAACAAAACCTAATCAATCCGGGCACTATCAAAGACGACTATGATAAAAATGCAAAAATTGCCATATTTAACAATCAAATTCTCTCCCCACCCCACGACTCCCCACCAACAAAGCTAGCAAACATTTTGGGTGATACAAACGAGTACAAAAGAATCGAAGTCGATTTAACCGCTCAAAGGGTTTATGCCTACGAAGGTAACCGCCAGGTCTATAATTTCCTGATCTCATCAGGCTCGTGGGACAGAACTCCAACCGGTACCTTTCGGATATGGACAAAAATTAGATCACAAAAAATGTCCGGCGGCTCAAAGGCGCTAGGAACTTATTATTATCTTCCGAATGTCCCATATATCATGTTTTTTTATAACGAAAAAACATCAAAGGCTATGGGCTACAGTTTTCACGGAACTTACTGGCACAACAATTTTGGCGTACCCATGTCCCACGGTTGTATCAACATGAAAACACCCGAGGCCGCTCAATTATTCTCCTGGGCAGAAGTAGGGACACCAGTTACTATATCCGGAAAATATCAAACAGTCCTCCCCAAAGCACACGAAAAAAGCTAG
- a CDS encoding ParB/RepB/Spo0J family partition protein has product MKPVTQIATNQLEPNPLQPRGVISPDSISELIDSIKEHGILEPLIIAKTPAGFQIIAGERRWRAARYLKLEYVPAIIKETSPQQMLEMAIVENVQRKDLNPIERAKAFHRLKEEFNLDNHQIAKRVSKSIPYVINVLKLLTLPDALKDGLLSGLISEGHARALSGIGDTRLMIEGYKIVLKEKASVRRAEDIARRMRKKIEEGTIPINKENLPQFLKSKLDNISTDLETSFRDKLAKVKITQTNILTKVTFQFRGPIDQRYQNLRTLYKQICAKDIQEENKPEN; this is encoded by the coding sequence ATGAAACCAGTGACTCAAATTGCGACCAACCAGTTGGAACCAAACCCTCTTCAACCCCGGGGGGTAATCAGTCCCGATTCAATTTCTGAGCTTATCGACTCGATTAAGGAACACGGCATTCTGGAACCTCTAATTATCGCCAAAACACCGGCCGGATTTCAGATAATTGCCGGGGAAAGGCGATGGCGCGCCGCCAGATATTTAAAACTCGAATACGTTCCGGCTATTATCAAAGAAACTAGCCCCCAACAAATGTTGGAAATGGCTATCGTTGAAAATGTCCAACGCAAAGATCTCAATCCTATCGAACGGGCCAAGGCCTTTCATCGTCTCAAAGAAGAATTTAACCTGGACAACCACCAGATTGCCAAAAGAGTCAGCAAAAGTATCCCCTATGTCATAAACGTTTTAAAACTCCTTACCCTCCCGGACGCCCTCAAAGACGGTCTGCTGTCCGGATTGATAAGCGAAGGTCACGCAAGAGCATTATCAGGTATCGGCGACACTAGACTTATGATTGAGGGTTATAAAATTGTTCTCAAAGAAAAAGCCTCTGTTCGTCGGGCCGAAGATATTGCCAGAAGGATGAGAAAAAAAATCGAAGAAGGCACCATCCCCATTAACAAAGAAAACCTGCCTCAGTTTTTAAAGTCTAAACTCGATAATATCAGCACCGACCTGGAAACAAGTTTCCGCGACAAACTGGCAAAGGTAAAAATCACTCAAACCAATATCCTAACCAAAGTTACTTTCCAATTCCGTGGACCAATTGATCAGCGATACCAAAATCTCCGGACTCTCTACAAACAAATCTGCGCAAAAGATATCCAGGAAGAAAACAAACCCGAAAATTAA
- the lepB gene encoding signal peptidase I, with translation MRINFRLQNGFSVGNFILEFVQSIVLALSVFVLLYLFVAQPNEVKGNSMVPNFLDREYLLTDKVTYQFSDPKRGDVVVFKAPPSEPCAEDECEYIKRIIGIPGDRIKVSGGQVYLNGSFLKQDFLPDDYVTSAGSYSVEGVEVTVPAGHYLCFGDNRSHSRDGREFGPIKKELIIGKAFFIYKPLDKLGFVPAVRF, from the coding sequence ATGAGGATTAATTTTAGATTGCAAAATGGTTTTTCAGTTGGTAATTTTATTTTAGAGTTTGTCCAATCGATTGTATTGGCCTTATCCGTTTTTGTGTTACTGTATCTTTTTGTGGCCCAGCCGAATGAAGTTAAGGGAAATTCGATGGTGCCCAACTTTTTGGACAGGGAATATTTGCTGACGGACAAGGTGACATACCAATTTTCTGATCCAAAAAGGGGTGATGTGGTGGTCTTTAAGGCTCCCCCATCGGAGCCGTGTGCTGAGGATGAGTGTGAGTATATTAAAAGAATTATCGGGATTCCCGGCGACAGGATAAAGGTCTCCGGTGGGCAGGTATATCTTAATGGTAGTTTTTTAAAGCAGGATTTTTTGCCTGATGATTATGTGACATCGGCCGGATCATATAGCGTGGAGGGAGTTGAAGTGACTGTCCCGGCCGGGCATTATTTGTGTTTTGGTGATAACAGGTCGCATTCCAGAGACGGCAGGGAGTTTGGCCCGATTAAAAAAGAGCTGATAATCGGGAAAGCATTTTTTATCTACAAACCACTGGATAAACTTGGTTTTGTTCCGGCGGTCAGGTTTTAA
- the ftsZ gene encoding cell division protein FtsZ: protein MGLIRTLNGQFAKIKVIGVGGGGNNAINSIISDDSIKGVEFIAVNTDSQVLLNSQASIRIQIGEKLTKGLGAGGNPQIGQQAAEESRERIKEALADTDMVFITGGMGGGTCTGAAPVIAQIAKKELGILTIAVVTKPFLFEGSRRMTNAEDGITELRENVDTLIVIPNQKVMDVVNSKTSLLEAFKIADSVLNKGTKAIADLITVPGLINLDFADIKSVMSNAGSALMGVGEAQGEQKAKEAVEAAIDSPLVDVDINGARGVLINITGGPDLTMAEIEESAKTITEHTSPEANIIFGATVDPDYKDKIKVTVIATGFDTSRSRIYSSPKVVSPLKQQTLPTEHPPAANPQIQKILEGQEIPKGIDITDEYDIPAFLRKNK from the coding sequence ATGGGTCTTATAAGAACGCTAAACGGGCAGTTTGCTAAAATTAAAGTTATCGGAGTCGGGGGTGGTGGTAATAATGCCATAAACTCCATAATTTCTGATGATAGTATCAAGGGAGTAGAATTTATTGCCGTAAATACCGATTCACAAGTCCTCCTAAACTCTCAGGCATCGATTAGAATTCAAATCGGTGAAAAACTTACCAAAGGTTTGGGTGCCGGCGGCAATCCACAAATCGGCCAACAAGCCGCTGAAGAATCAAGAGAAAGAATCAAGGAAGCTTTGGCTGACACCGACATGGTCTTTATAACCGGAGGTATGGGAGGAGGAACTTGTACCGGTGCCGCTCCCGTCATTGCCCAAATAGCCAAAAAAGAACTAGGAATCCTGACCATTGCCGTAGTTACCAAGCCATTCCTCTTTGAAGGTAGCCGAAGAATGACCAACGCTGAAGACGGAATTACGGAACTTAGAGAAAACGTTGATACTTTAATTGTAATTCCAAACCAAAAAGTTATGGATGTAGTCAACAGTAAAACATCCTTGCTCGAAGCCTTCAAAATCGCCGACTCGGTCTTGAACAAAGGCACAAAAGCTATTGCCGATCTCATCACCGTTCCCGGACTTATTAACCTCGACTTTGCTGACATAAAGTCCGTCATGAGCAACGCCGGATCGGCTCTTATGGGGGTCGGAGAAGCGCAGGGCGAACAAAAAGCAAAAGAAGCCGTGGAAGCTGCTATTGATTCACCCCTCGTTGACGTTGATATAAATGGTGCCAGGGGAGTTTTGATCAATATCACCGGAGGACCTGATCTGACGATGGCTGAAATTGAGGAATCAGCAAAAACCATTACCGAACATACCTCACCAGAGGCAAACATTATTTTCGGAGCCACAGTCGATCCCGACTACAAAGACAAAATCAAAGTTACCGTAATCGCCACCGGTTTTGATACTAGCCGATCAAGAATCTACTCATCGCCAAAAGTTGTATCGCCGTTAAAACAACAAACCTTACCCACAGAACATCCCCCCGCCGCCAACCCACAAATCCAAAAGATACTTGAAGGCCAGGAAATCCCAAAAGGTATCGATATTACTGATGAGTACGACATTCCGGCCTTTCTTAGGAAAAATAAATGA
- the ftsA gene encoding cell division protein FtsA — MQQHSKIINGVDIGTTKITTIIGQYFENEDRFNVVAVSSIPSLGFRKGQIIDLDQATQTITQSIESAERMAGFQINDACVSIAASHIESINSQGVVAISAQNGEIEPSDIERVVEAAKAVSLPAGKEIIHVIPHIYTVDGQEGIVDPVGMNGIRLEVEAHIIVASSPAIKNLKKCFTDIGININSLVFSGLSTAKAALTPTEKELGVALVDIGGTITTITIFSESAPVYSAVIPIGANNVTNDLAIGLRFSLEDAEKIKLKLAKIIETKKYENEIELSHFGILNDEKKKISIQTAVSGIIKPRLEEIFSLIYNEIGKSGFQESIPAGIVLTGGGALTVNAKDICSKIIPLPLRISEPPKVGGIVDDIINPSFTSSVGLLMYHLEESKKNNFSTLKKIKKPSINLFAKIKSLLEPILP, encoded by the coding sequence ATGCAACAACACTCTAAAATCATAAATGGTGTCGATATCGGCACCACTAAAATTACGACTATAATAGGACAATATTTTGAAAATGAAGATCGCTTTAATGTCGTCGCTGTTTCCTCTATCCCAAGCCTGGGTTTTCGAAAAGGACAAATTATCGACCTAGACCAAGCCACTCAAACCATTACACAAAGTATAGAATCTGCCGAGCGAATGGCTGGTTTTCAAATTAATGATGCTTGTGTCTCTATCGCTGCCAGCCACATTGAATCCATAAATTCCCAGGGGGTCGTTGCCATCAGCGCCCAAAACGGCGAGATTGAACCGTCTGACATTGAAAGAGTAGTAGAGGCAGCAAAGGCCGTTTCTTTACCAGCCGGCAAGGAAATCATTCATGTTATTCCCCATATCTACACTGTTGACGGCCAAGAGGGAATCGTTGATCCGGTCGGAATGAACGGGATTAGACTCGAAGTGGAAGCCCACATAATTGTTGCCAGTAGCCCGGCTATCAAAAACCTTAAAAAATGTTTTACCGATATTGGAATCAATATTAATTCGCTCGTTTTCTCAGGGCTTTCAACAGCAAAAGCCGCTCTGACACCGACAGAAAAAGAACTTGGGGTGGCTCTTGTAGACATTGGGGGTACCATAACCACCATCACAATATTCAGCGAAAGCGCTCCCGTCTATTCCGCGGTCATCCCCATCGGAGCAAACAATGTCACTAATGACCTTGCTATCGGATTACGTTTCTCCCTTGAAGACGCGGAAAAAATAAAATTAAAATTAGCAAAAATTATCGAAACCAAAAAGTACGAAAATGAGATTGAGCTTTCCCATTTCGGTATATTAAATGATGAAAAGAAGAAGATATCAATCCAAACTGCTGTTTCCGGCATTATAAAGCCGAGACTAGAAGAAATATTTAGCCTTATTTACAATGAAATCGGTAAAAGTGGTTTTCAAGAATCAATCCCGGCAGGGATAGTCTTGACCGGCGGTGGCGCTCTGACAGTAAATGCCAAAGACATATGTTCAAAAATCATTCCCTTGCCACTTCGTATCTCCGAGCCACCTAAAGTCGGCGGCATCGTTGATGACATAATAAACCCATCCTTTACCAGTTCTGTCGGACTCCTTATGTATCATCTTGAAGAAAGTAAAAAAAATAATTTCTCCACCCTTAAGAAAATCAAAAAACCATCTATAAACCTCTTCGCCAAGATTAAAAGTTTACTGGAACCGATTCTACCTTAG
- a CDS encoding glycosyltransferase, protein MTIYKKRVKTICITGTHHTPAVELIKQLKADPKTLWNIEYIGHIYPSENHILHTIIPKLKVNFHQIEGGKLDRRYLPNTIRGLPKTINAIFSSLKIIKKIKPDVIVSFGGYISVPVIIAGYLQHVPSITHEQTTTISLSTRINSFFVNKIALSFKEPTNNPNLPQDKTVITGNLLRSDIYRQKSPKYKILNNVVSKYPLIYITGGNQGSSPINYIIEKVIRKIAQKYTIIHHTGKIDYPHFKEKFVGEKNYYPTEFVDLEDIGWVLNNAKIIIGRSGANTCQEIVALEKKSILIPLPVSQQDEQLLNAVWTKKALPLQTIIVPQSRLTATKIYNSIAALEKIQMNSPCLLPKPNKKILNLIYEII, encoded by the coding sequence ATGACAATATACAAAAAGAGAGTAAAAACCATCTGCATAACCGGCACCCACCACACCCCCGCAGTTGAATTAATCAAACAGCTAAAAGCGGATCCAAAAACTTTGTGGAATATAGAATATATTGGCCATATTTATCCCTCAGAAAATCATATTTTACACACCATAATTCCCAAGTTAAAGGTAAACTTTCACCAAATTGAAGGTGGCAAACTTGATCGACGATATTTACCAAATACCATTCGCGGTCTCCCCAAAACCATTAATGCCATTTTTTCCTCGTTAAAAATTATTAAAAAGATAAAACCGGACGTCATCGTTTCCTTCGGCGGATATATTTCTGTCCCGGTAATTATTGCCGGATATTTACAACACGTCCCATCTATTACCCATGAACAGACAACAACCATCAGCCTTTCCACAAGAATTAACAGTTTTTTTGTCAATAAAATTGCCCTCTCTTTTAAAGAACCTACCAACAATCCTAATCTCCCCCAGGACAAAACTGTCATTACCGGAAATCTTTTAAGGTCAGACATCTATCGGCAGAAATCCCCAAAATATAAAATCCTCAATAATGTTGTCAGCAAATACCCACTGATTTACATTACCGGTGGCAATCAAGGCTCTTCTCCCATTAATTACATTATCGAAAAAGTTATAAGAAAAATAGCACAAAAATACACCATTATCCATCATACCGGTAAAATTGATTATCCGCACTTTAAAGAAAAATTTGTTGGTGAAAAAAATTATTATCCAACTGAATTTGTTGATCTTGAAGACATTGGTTGGGTTTTAAACAATGCCAAAATTATCATAGGCCGATCCGGAGCCAATACCTGTCAGGAGATTGTTGCGCTTGAAAAAAAATCCATCCTCATCCCGCTACCTGTCTCACAACAAGACGAACAGCTTCTGAATGCTGTTTGGACCAAAAAAGCACTCCCGCTTCAAACTATTATTGTCCCACAGTCAAGACTGACAGCAACAAAAATATATAATTCTATAGCTGCTCTGGAAAAGATTCAGATGAACTCACCTTGCCTCCTCCCTAAACCAAATAAAAAAATTCTTAATCTAATTTATGAAATTATTTAA
- a CDS encoding 50S ribosomal protein L27: protein MAHKASQGKTNQKANRPGQRRGIKVFGDQKIAVGQIIVRQVGSKFHIGEGTKLGKDFTVYAGRPGIVKYYSKYGKKYVSVVKAKN, encoded by the coding sequence ATGGCACACAAGGCGTCACAAGGAAAAACAAACCAAAAAGCAAACCGTCCCGGGCAAAGACGGGGGATTAAAGTTTTTGGTGACCAAAAAATTGCCGTCGGTCAAATTATCGTAAGACAGGTTGGCAGCAAATTTCACATCGGTGAGGGAACCAAACTCGGAAAAGATTTCACCGTCTATGCAGGAAGACCCGGTATTGTAAAATACTATTCTAAATACGGCAAAAAATATGTGTCGGTTGTAAAGGCCAAAAACTGA
- a CDS encoding FtsW/RodA/SpoVE family cell cycle protein, translated as MINKNWLPVLITLCILMSINLLMVSSLAPVYLFRQILAWVIGILLFFVGKQINPKIMSISKFPIFIVCCFLLVVPIILNNITRGSRRWIDLGFTSIQPSEIVKPWLMINLANSALPFTHAIPVAIVMAQPDLGSAISILFLMIPVVLFNKKLIKISIVLGIIALAVSPIIYKYVLHDYQRDRIINFINPNQDPLGKGYNVIQSKIAIGSGGIWGKGYKKGTQGQLLFLPEKHTDFMFSATAEELGLLGVIILLTSYYILINTLIKKAFASKNKVGLIFTLGITIQIWLQTVVNIGMNIGLLPVTGIPLPFISVGGSSLISYLFSLGIIYSS; from the coding sequence ATGATCAATAAAAATTGGTTGCCGGTATTAATAACCCTTTGTATCTTGATGTCCATTAATTTATTGATGGTCAGTTCTCTCGCCCCGGTCTATCTTTTCCGACAAATATTGGCCTGGGTAATCGGTATACTTCTTTTTTTTGTCGGAAAACAAATCAACCCCAAAATAATGAGTATCTCAAAATTTCCGATATTCATTGTTTGCTGTTTCCTACTCGTGGTCCCGATTATTCTCAACAATATCACCCGAGGTTCCCGAAGATGGATTGATCTTGGTTTTACCTCGATTCAACCCTCAGAAATTGTAAAGCCATGGTTAATGATAAATTTAGCCAATTCCGCTCTTCCGTTTACTCATGCCATCCCGGTTGCAATTGTTATGGCCCAACCTGATCTCGGCAGTGCCATCTCTATTTTGTTTCTCATGATCCCAGTTGTTCTTTTCAACAAAAAACTAATAAAAATATCGATCGTTTTGGGAATAATCGCGCTAGCAGTTTCACCGATTATTTATAAATATGTGCTTCATGACTATCAAAGAGATCGTATCATTAATTTTATCAACCCAAACCAAGACCCTCTGGGTAAAGGCTATAATGTTATTCAGTCAAAAATAGCCATAGGTTCAGGAGGAATCTGGGGGAAAGGCTACAAAAAGGGAACTCAGGGGCAACTTCTTTTCCTGCCCGAAAAACACACCGATTTTATGTTTTCGGCCACCGCCGAAGAACTTGGGCTTTTGGGAGTAATAATTCTTCTGACTTCTTATTACATTCTCATAAACACCCTCATCAAAAAAGCTTTCGCTTCAAAAAATAAAGTTGGTCTCATTTTTACTCTCGGAATAACTATCCAAATATGGCTACAAACAGTAGTCAACATTGGCATGAATATTGGCCTCCTGCCAGTTACCGGAATACCGCTGCCTTTTATTTCTGTTGGCGGATCATCGCTGATTTCATATTTATTTTCCCTGGGAATCATCTATTCATCCTAA
- a CDS encoding glycosyltransferase family 2 protein → MSRLNKKTQNISLLLLTKNESENIKINFDWLSECPTINEIIVVDDNSTDDTKKIIKSLETKTLTVKIFNRGLANNFSAQRNYGIEKSKNNWILWLDADERPDNKMISFLSSFDFSGSNYSFGRNDFFLGHQLKHGETANLSFVRLFDKKHGTFVNRVHEVWKSDLPVKHTNFHILHHPHKTFYSFISKINFYTTIRSQELFDTKVTSNIFEIIFYPLGKFIQNYILRLGLLDGTPGIIMALSMSLHSFLVRAKLWHLYQTSY, encoded by the coding sequence ATGAGCCGACTGAATAAAAAAACACAAAATATTTCCCTTCTTCTTTTAACGAAAAACGAATCAGAAAATATAAAAATTAATTTTGACTGGCTTTCAGAATGTCCCACTATCAACGAGATAATCGTTGTTGACGATAACTCAACAGACGACACAAAGAAAATAATAAAATCACTCGAAACGAAAACTTTAACCGTCAAAATATTCAATAGGGGACTGGCAAACAATTTTTCGGCCCAAAGGAACTACGGCATTGAAAAAAGTAAAAATAACTGGATCCTATGGCTTGATGCTGACGAAAGACCAGACAACAAAATGATTAGCTTTCTTTCCTCCTTTGATTTTTCCGGCTCCAATTATTCTTTTGGACGAAACGACTTCTTTCTGGGCCACCAACTCAAACACGGAGAAACCGCTAATTTATCTTTTGTCAGACTGTTCGACAAAAAACATGGAACCTTTGTAAACCGAGTTCACGAAGTATGGAAATCCGACTTACCAGTGAAACACACCAACTTTCACATTCTTCACCATCCTCACAAAACTTTTTACTCTTTCATCTCAAAAATAAATTTTTATACCACTATTCGCTCGCAAGAACTTTTCGATACTAAAGTAACCAGCAACATTTTTGAAATAATTTTCTATCCACTTGGTAAGTTTATCCAAAACTATATTCTACGCTTAGGACTACTTGACGGAACCCCCGGAATCATTATGGCACTATCCATGAGCCTTCACTCATTCCTAGTCCGGGCAAAACTATGGCACTTGTATCAAACCTCTTATTAA